The following proteins come from a genomic window of Trifolium pratense cultivar HEN17-A07 linkage group LG4, ARS_RC_1.1, whole genome shotgun sequence:
- the LOC123924779 gene encoding protein IRX15-LIKE: MKNTNTNTKLILLHPYIQKQGNSNRLWLLAFISILTLAFLATLIYTRDRESTLNNTNTSIISSVITNPVSAPLPATVINTLLHYASKSNDSYHMTYSDLKPISDVLRKCSSPCNLLVFGLTPETLLWKALNHNGKTVFIDENRYYAAYIEEKHPEIDAYDVTYTTKRSEMKELIASAKEHVANECKPVQNLLFSDCKLGINDLPNHVYEVDWDVILVDGPRGDWPEAPGRMSAIFTAGVLARSKKGGNPKTHVFLHDFSGEVQQVCGNEFLCKENLLEASESMGHYVLERMNESSVQYCKGSSSSSST; the protein is encoded by the coding sequence ATGAAGAAcacaaacactaacacaaaaCTCATTCTCCTTCATCCATATATCCAAAAACAAGGTAACTCAAATCGATTATGGCTTCTAGCATTCATATCAATTCTCACTTTAGCTTTTCTTGCAACACTCATTTACACAAGAGACAGAGAATCAACcttaaacaacacaaacacttCAATAATTTCCTCTGTTATTACCAACCCTGTTTCTGCACCATTACCAGCAACAGTTATTAACACTCTTCTTCACTATGCTTCAAAATCAAACGACTCATATCACATGACATACTCTGATCTCAAACCAATCTCCGACGTGCTTCGAAAATGTTCATCACCTTGTAATTTGCTTGTTTTTGGTCTCACACCAGAAACTCTTTTATGGAAAGCACTTAACCATAATGGAAAAACAGTTTTCATCGATGAAAATCGGTATTATGCGGCATATATTGAAGAAAAACATCCTGAGATTGATGCTTATGATGTTACTTATACAACTAAAAGGAGTGAGAtgaaagagcttatagcttcaGCTAAAGAACATGTAGCTAATGAATGTAAACCAGTGCAGAATCTTTTATTCTCGGATTGTAAACTCGGGATTAATGATCTTCCGAACCATGTTTATGAGGTTGATTGGGATGTTATATTGGTTGATGGGCCACGCGGGGATTGGCCGGAAGCTCCCGGAAGAATGTCGGCGATATTTACCGCCGGGGTGTTGGCTAGAAGTAAGAAAGGTGGGAATCCTAAGACTCATGTTTTTTTGCATGATTTTTCTGGTGAAGTTCAACAAGTTTGTGGGAATGAGTTTTTGTGTAAAGAGAATTTGTTGGAAGCAAGTGAGAGTATGGGGCATTATGTTTTGGAAAGGATGAATGAGAGTAGTGTTCAATATTGTAAAGGGTCATCGTCTTCTTCGTCCACTTAG